A genomic segment from Tuwongella immobilis encodes:
- a CDS encoding AAA family ATPase yields the protein MRLAIPELALVLLVGPSGAGKSTFSRKHFRPTEILSSDFFRAIVCDDETNQSAGRDAFDVLHLVASKRLGRGRLTVIDATNVQTEARRPLIAMARRFHVQSAAIVFDLPESDFLAHNRMRPGRQVEPHIIQHQMRQMQSAINRLPEEGFSVIHTLRTVDEVNQAFLVRERLPVNRRHDFGPFDIIGDIHGCLDELRQLLEKLGYAPHETTDDDGRPVWAVTPPTDRKLIFLGDLVDRGPDSVGVLRLVMRAVREGAALCVAGNHDHKLLRALRGRVSNFSHGLAETLEQVRGEPDGFIERIDLFLADLPSHLMLDRGRLVVAHAGLKQGLQGRVSDRVRDFALYGETTGDMDESGLPVRINWAAGYRGRAAVIYGHTPVVTPTWQNETLCIDTGCVYGGSLTALRYPERELVDVPAAKMYKPPKRAFADGIPGVLPPPPDADHPHD from the coding sequence ATGCGATTGGCGATCCCGGAACTCGCGCTCGTTCTCCTCGTAGGGCCCTCTGGCGCGGGGAAATCGACCTTCTCGCGGAAGCATTTCCGACCTACGGAAATTCTCTCCTCCGATTTTTTTCGGGCAATCGTCTGCGATGATGAAACCAACCAATCCGCCGGACGCGATGCGTTCGATGTCCTGCATCTGGTCGCCAGCAAGCGATTGGGCCGTGGCAGACTCACCGTCATTGATGCCACCAATGTCCAAACCGAGGCCCGGCGACCGCTGATCGCCATGGCGCGACGCTTCCACGTTCAATCCGCTGCAATCGTATTCGATCTTCCCGAGAGCGATTTTCTCGCCCACAATCGCATGCGACCGGGTCGCCAGGTCGAGCCGCACATCATTCAGCATCAAATGCGACAGATGCAATCCGCCATCAATCGACTGCCCGAAGAAGGCTTCTCGGTCATTCACACCCTGCGCACGGTCGATGAAGTCAACCAAGCCTTTCTCGTCCGCGAGCGCTTACCGGTGAATCGTCGGCACGATTTTGGCCCGTTCGACATTATCGGCGACATTCACGGTTGCTTGGATGAACTGCGGCAACTGCTCGAAAAACTCGGCTACGCGCCGCACGAAACCACCGACGACGATGGCCGCCCCGTCTGGGCTGTCACCCCGCCAACCGACCGCAAACTGATTTTCCTAGGCGATTTAGTCGATCGCGGGCCAGATTCCGTTGGTGTCCTGCGACTGGTCATGCGAGCCGTCCGCGAAGGGGCTGCGCTGTGTGTGGCGGGGAATCACGATCACAAACTGCTGCGAGCGTTGCGTGGTCGCGTGAGTAATTTTTCGCACGGATTGGCCGAAACCCTGGAGCAAGTGCGCGGCGAGCCAGACGGATTCATCGAACGAATCGACTTATTCCTGGCCGATTTGCCCAGTCACCTGATGCTGGATCGAGGCCGATTGGTGGTAGCCCATGCGGGGTTGAAGCAGGGGCTGCAAGGTCGCGTCTCGGATCGGGTGCGGGATTTTGCCCTGTATGGCGAAACCACCGGGGATATGGACGAATCCGGGTTGCCCGTGCGCATCAACTGGGCGGCGGGCTATCGCGGTCGGGCAGCAGTCATTTATGGGCATACGCCCGTGGTCACACCCACTTGGCAGAACGAAACCCTTTGCATCGACACCGGTTGCGTCTACGGCGGATCGCTGACGGCGTTACGCTATCCGGAACGGGAGTTGGTGGATGTCCCCGCGGCGAAAATGTACAAGCCGCCGAAACGGGCATTCGCAGACGGCATTCCTGGGGTGTTGCCCCCGCCGCCGGATGCCGATCATCCGCACGATTAA
- a CDS encoding ROK family protein: MASESRDGYWLGVDLGGTKILAGLFDSNLKLIARTKQATAADQGGDAVVSRISRAVEEVIENGRIERSEIRGLALGVPGQIEPKTRIVRYAPNLAWRDFAVLPALPETWHWPIYLENDVRMGTYGEYACGVAKGSDNVLGIFAGTGVGGCLILNGKLHTGFLGHGGEIGHLIIHYRKGHSLEGIAGRKSLMKRIGDLLADSPKRVRKEWKNIDLASVKSSLLAEFYQKDDPIAVTIIDEAAKALGAAVGGCINLLSPEVIVIGGGVAGALGESYLERIREIAMRYVLPGAADGVRIVPASLGDDAGIVGCAAYAQANVAAGLPGQRVKP; encoded by the coding sequence ATGGCATCCGAATCACGCGATGGATACTGGCTGGGAGTCGATCTGGGCGGCACGAAAATTCTTGCCGGTCTCTTCGATTCGAATCTGAAACTCATCGCTCGCACCAAGCAAGCGACCGCAGCCGACCAAGGTGGCGATGCCGTCGTCAGCCGCATTAGCCGCGCGGTGGAAGAAGTCATCGAGAATGGCCGCATCGAGCGATCGGAAATCCGGGGGCTCGCACTCGGGGTGCCCGGCCAAATCGAACCCAAGACACGAATCGTCCGCTATGCTCCGAATCTCGCCTGGCGCGATTTCGCCGTCTTGCCCGCCCTGCCCGAGACATGGCATTGGCCGATTTATCTCGAAAACGATGTTCGCATGGGCACTTACGGCGAATATGCCTGCGGTGTCGCCAAAGGATCTGACAATGTTTTGGGAATCTTTGCGGGCACCGGCGTGGGTGGCTGTTTGATTCTCAACGGCAAGCTGCACACCGGCTTCCTCGGTCACGGCGGCGAAATCGGCCACCTCATCATCCATTACCGCAAGGGGCATTCGCTCGAAGGAATCGCCGGACGGAAATCGCTGATGAAACGAATCGGCGACCTGCTTGCCGACTCGCCCAAACGGGTCCGCAAGGAATGGAAGAACATCGATCTCGCCTCCGTCAAATCGTCATTACTGGCCGAATTCTACCAGAAAGATGATCCAATCGCCGTCACGATCATTGATGAAGCCGCCAAAGCACTCGGCGCGGCGGTGGGCGGCTGCATCAATCTGCTAAGCCCCGAAGTGATCGTCATCGGTGGCGGAGTCGCGGGCGCACTCGGCGAAAGCTACCTGGAACGCATTCGGGAAATCGCCATGCGATATGTGCTGCCCGGTGCCGCCGATGGGGTGCGGATTGTGCCCGCGTCGCTGGGAGATGATGCGGGGATTGTCGGCTGTGCCGCTTACGCTCAGGCGAATGTCGCAGCTGGCCTGCCCGGTCAGCGAGTCAAGCCGTAA
- a CDS encoding hybrid sensor histidine kinase/response regulator encodes MALPERQSAEQSKLQTVEQFRLALEASASVFRSLVERIADGVLVLCSEGMIRFANPAAAELLGFPIDQLENLPFGRPVAPGETSEIDLLPQRGSGQIRTAELRSVGIIWEAAPAILVSLREITVRKQLEESLRFLAEASRVLSQSLDEQTILTTAAQLAIEFLGIAVRVDMPITRTESIADRLVDSKWRNVLRLDSRPDRQAAWQSRAASDFDYSSQTLSWIADALGSPQPLLRRAGDWGPDPECLACCLPLREAGRIFGVMTIFRVSGARFPEADGSLIENFVQRVAASLHNAELYRQSQELNQRRLEFLAMLGHELRNPLSAARHALELHRSEFPAASPPMSVQIAERQMQQMARLVDDLLEASRLTRGQIRLECQPTMLQPILEHAIQTSQSDWQSRQQSLDYSPPMEPIWVDADAGRLEQVFGNLLHNAAKFSDSGQSIRLVVHPRSDVVTVEVIDFGIGMSEVQLQQLFAGIGVEISATARERGGLGIGLTLAKQLTELHRGELHAWSAGLGQGSRFSVRLPRIAAPTQPVVPEVVANATVKPAMLPKVPRPVRVVLVEDHADGRKMLQSLVQIWGHTVESAGLARDGLTLIQRVRPDIALIDIGLPDFSGYELAKRIRQWEAEAGLGEARIELIAMTGYGVATEQALSQAAGFDRHWVKPIDLGQLEAVLANWPIEVG; translated from the coding sequence ATGGCCCTACCGGAACGACAGTCGGCTGAGCAATCGAAACTCCAAACGGTCGAACAGTTTCGATTGGCCTTGGAAGCGAGCGCATCGGTTTTCCGCTCGCTGGTCGAGCGCATCGCCGATGGTGTGCTCGTCCTCTGTAGCGAGGGAATGATTCGATTTGCGAATCCTGCGGCTGCCGAATTGTTGGGGTTCCCGATCGATCAACTGGAGAATCTACCGTTCGGACGGCCCGTGGCACCGGGGGAAACCAGCGAAATCGACCTGCTGCCGCAACGCGGATCGGGGCAGATTCGCACGGCGGAACTTCGCTCGGTCGGCATCATCTGGGAAGCCGCCCCCGCAATTCTCGTTTCGCTCCGCGAAATCACTGTCCGCAAACAATTGGAAGAGAGTTTGCGATTTTTGGCGGAGGCGAGTCGGGTTCTCTCGCAAAGTTTAGACGAACAGACGATCCTGACGACCGCGGCCCAATTGGCAATCGAATTTCTGGGCATCGCCGTGCGGGTGGATATGCCAATCACGCGAACCGAATCCATCGCGGATCGCTTGGTTGATTCCAAATGGCGGAATGTGCTGCGGCTCGATTCCCGACCTGATCGCCAAGCCGCTTGGCAATCCCGCGCGGCGAGCGACTTCGACTATTCATCGCAAACCTTATCCTGGATTGCAGATGCGCTCGGCAGTCCACAACCGCTGTTGCGACGAGCCGGCGATTGGGGACCAGACCCGGAATGTCTCGCCTGTTGCTTGCCACTGCGCGAGGCCGGGCGAATCTTCGGCGTGATGACGATCTTTCGAGTGAGTGGTGCCCGATTTCCAGAAGCGGATGGTTCGTTAATCGAAAATTTCGTTCAACGGGTTGCGGCATCGCTCCACAACGCCGAATTATATCGACAATCGCAGGAATTGAATCAACGTCGGTTGGAATTTTTGGCGATGCTGGGGCACGAACTCCGCAATCCGCTGTCCGCCGCCCGCCATGCCTTGGAATTGCATCGCAGCGAATTTCCCGCCGCCTCCCCGCCGATGAGTGTGCAGATTGCCGAACGACAAATGCAGCAAATGGCCCGCTTGGTGGATGATTTGCTGGAAGCGTCGCGGCTGACCCGTGGGCAAATCCGCTTGGAATGCCAGCCCACCATGCTCCAGCCGATCTTGGAACATGCGATTCAGACCAGCCAGTCGGATTGGCAGTCGCGGCAACAATCGTTGGACTATTCGCCGCCCATGGAGCCGATTTGGGTTGATGCGGATGCCGGGCGATTGGAGCAAGTGTTCGGCAATTTGCTGCACAACGCGGCGAAATTTAGCGATTCGGGACAGTCGATTCGTCTGGTGGTTCACCCCAGGTCGGATGTCGTGACGGTGGAGGTGATCGATTTTGGCATCGGTATGTCCGAAGTGCAATTGCAGCAACTCTTTGCGGGCATTGGTGTGGAGATTTCGGCCACCGCTCGGGAGCGCGGCGGACTCGGAATCGGTCTGACATTGGCGAAACAGTTAACCGAATTGCATCGCGGCGAACTCCATGCCTGGAGCGCTGGTCTGGGGCAGGGCAGTCGCTTCTCGGTGCGGTTGCCGCGCATCGCTGCCCCAACTCAACCTGTTGTCCCAGAAGTGGTTGCAAATGCGACAGTCAAGCCGGCGATGCTGCCGAAAGTGCCCAGACCGGTGCGAGTCGTCTTGGTGGAAGATCATGCCGATGGTCGGAAGATGCTGCAATCGTTGGTGCAAATTTGGGGGCACACGGTGGAATCCGCCGGGCTTGCTCGAGATGGGTTGACGCTGATTCAGCGCGTGCGGCCCGACATCGCCTTGATCGACATCGGGTTGCCGGATTTCAGCGGGTATGAATTGGCCAAGCGGATTCGCCAATGGGAAGCGGAAGCCGGGCTTGGAGAAGCTCGCATCGAACTCATCGCCATGACCGGCTATGGTGTGGCGACGGAGCAGGCGTTGTCGCAAGCGGCGGGGTTTGATCGGCATTGGGTCAAGCCGATCGACTTGGGCCAACTGGAAGCGGTGCTTGCCAATTGGCCCATCGAAGTCGGATAA
- a CDS encoding peroxiredoxin, which translates to MAVVVQKPAPEFTAKAVVNEEFKTVSLADYKGKYVLLFFYPLDFTFVCPTEIIAFSDAVEEFEKRNCQVLGVSVDSEFTHLAFIKQSRAEGGLGGLKYPLIADLTKKISSDYGVLIEEAGVALRGLFLIDKEGIVRHALINDLPLGRSVDEAIRLLDALQFFEANGEVCPANWKPGSLTIKPTVSESKAYFSKANH; encoded by the coding sequence ATGGCCGTTGTTGTGCAAAAGCCCGCACCGGAATTCACCGCCAAAGCCGTGGTGAACGAAGAATTCAAGACCGTCAGCTTGGCCGATTACAAGGGCAAGTACGTTTTGCTGTTCTTTTATCCGTTGGACTTCACGTTTGTCTGCCCGACGGAAATCATCGCGTTCAGCGATGCCGTCGAAGAATTTGAAAAGCGGAACTGCCAAGTGTTGGGCGTCTCGGTGGATAGCGAATTCACCCACCTGGCGTTCATCAAGCAATCCCGCGCCGAAGGCGGATTGGGTGGTTTGAAGTACCCGCTGATCGCCGATTTGACCAAGAAAATCAGCAGCGATTACGGCGTGTTGATCGAAGAAGCTGGCGTGGCGTTGCGCGGCTTGTTCCTGATCGACAAAGAAGGCATCGTCCGCCATGCGCTCATCAACGATCTGCCGTTGGGACGCAGCGTCGATGAAGCGATCCGCCTGTTGGATGCGCTGCAATTCTTCGAAGCCAACGGCGAAGTTTGCCCGGCGAACTGGAAGCCCGGTTCGTTGACGATCAAGCCGACCGTCTCGGAATCGAAGGCCTACTTCAGCAAAGCCAATCATTGA
- a CDS encoding MotA/TolQ/ExbB proton channel family protein — translation MSISVSQRMPREWLHLILAMLAVGGIGFVWHTYSGGFTEEEWSKWTPERLRRLLLGPEQIGCYFCCIWAGLILLSRYREVVRQRQAFYLDLLPLDEATRILPEDARPYARKIDQASQRGGPFILTTMLRQALTKYAITRSAADVSEVVRTQAEVEQGRMTTSMGTVNYLVWAIPAIGFLGTVRGLAGGMSMAGVDEDNLQRFLKAATDQLGTAFDCTFVALFLSVVLMYLLLSVQKGEEMLIIDAQSYCQDQLLLRLYDPNPETQSA, via the coding sequence ATGTCGATCTCGGTTTCGCAACGCATGCCGCGAGAATGGCTGCATTTGATCCTGGCGATGCTCGCAGTGGGGGGAATCGGCTTTGTCTGGCACACCTATTCGGGGGGATTCACCGAAGAGGAATGGTCCAAATGGACCCCCGAACGACTCCGCCGATTGCTCCTGGGGCCGGAACAAATCGGCTGCTACTTTTGCTGCATCTGGGCGGGGTTGATTCTCTTGAGCCGATACCGCGAGGTCGTCCGTCAACGGCAAGCGTTCTATCTGGATCTGCTGCCACTCGATGAAGCGACGCGCATTTTGCCCGAAGATGCGCGACCGTATGCTCGCAAAATCGATCAGGCATCTCAGCGTGGCGGCCCATTCATCTTGACCACCATGCTTCGGCAAGCGCTGACCAAATACGCCATTACTCGTTCTGCCGCCGATGTTTCCGAAGTGGTTCGCACCCAAGCGGAAGTCGAACAAGGCCGCATGACCACCAGTATGGGCACCGTGAACTACCTGGTCTGGGCCATTCCTGCGATTGGATTCTTGGGCACCGTTCGTGGCCTTGCGGGGGGCATGAGCATGGCCGGGGTCGATGAAGACAATCTCCAGCGATTCTTGAAGGCCGCCACCGATCAACTCGGAACGGCATTCGATTGCACATTCGTTGCGTTGTTCTTGAGCGTGGTACTCATGTACCTCTTGCTCTCGGTGCAAAAAGGTGAAGAAATGCTGATTATCGATGCGCAAAGTTATTGCCAGGATCAGCTTCTGTTGCGGCTGTATGATCCGAATCCGGAAACACAATCCGCGTAA